A single region of the Streptomyces sp. NBC_00425 genome encodes:
- a CDS encoding ABC transporter ATP-binding protein: MAEIILEGVTKRFPDGALAVKDVDLEIADGEFVILVGPSGCGKSTTLNMIAGLEDITEGTLRIGGRVVNDLAPKERDVAMVFQSYALYPHMNVRENMGFPLRLAKVEKDTIDAKVTEAARILDLTEHLDRKPANLSGGQRQRVAMGRAIVRDPEAFLMDEPLSNLDAKLRVQMRTQISRLQRSLGTTTVYVTHDQTEAMTLGDRVVVMRQGLVQQIGTPAELYDLPRNIFVAGFIGSPAMNFLNATLEGGALRSSLGDLTLDDRTRQALERQNAPREVIVGLRPEAFEDVALAHDRDRTGPVFTATVEVLESLGSDAYVYFTAEGGPATTAELEELAKDSGLRDTGADTHNIVARLDAATRAREGEPLELQVDMAKAHVFDPATGANLTHPVRAD, from the coding sequence ATGGCCGAGATCATCCTTGAGGGAGTCACCAAGCGCTTTCCCGACGGGGCCCTCGCCGTGAAGGACGTGGACCTCGAGATCGCCGACGGCGAGTTCGTGATCCTGGTCGGTCCGTCGGGATGCGGCAAGTCCACCACCCTGAACATGATCGCCGGACTTGAGGACATCACCGAGGGCACCCTGCGCATCGGAGGCCGAGTCGTCAACGACCTGGCTCCCAAGGAACGCGACGTCGCCATGGTGTTCCAGAGCTATGCCCTGTACCCGCACATGAACGTCCGCGAGAACATGGGCTTCCCGCTGCGCCTGGCCAAGGTGGAGAAGGACACCATCGACGCCAAGGTGACGGAAGCCGCCCGGATCCTTGACCTCACCGAGCACCTGGACCGCAAGCCCGCCAACCTCTCGGGTGGTCAGCGCCAGCGCGTGGCCATGGGGCGGGCGATCGTCCGTGACCCCGAGGCGTTCCTGATGGACGAGCCACTGTCCAACCTGGACGCCAAACTCCGGGTACAGATGCGCACTCAGATCTCCCGGCTGCAGCGGAGCCTCGGCACGACCACCGTGTACGTCACCCACGACCAGACCGAGGCGATGACGCTCGGCGACCGGGTCGTGGTCATGAGGCAGGGCCTGGTCCAGCAGATCGGCACACCTGCCGAGTTGTACGACCTGCCGCGCAACATCTTCGTCGCGGGCTTCATCGGCTCCCCGGCGATGAACTTCCTGAACGCCACTCTGGAGGGCGGTGCCCTGCGCTCGTCCCTGGGCGACCTGACCCTCGACGACCGTACGAGGCAGGCGCTGGAAAGACAGAACGCGCCCCGCGAGGTCATCGTCGGGCTGCGACCGGAGGCATTCGAGGACGTGGCCCTGGCACACGACCGGGACCGGACGGGCCCGGTCTTCACCGCCACCGTGGAGGTACTGGAGTCGCTGGGCTCCGATGCGTATGTCTACTTCACCGCGGAGGGCGGGCCCGCGACGACCGCCGAACTGGAAGAGCTCGCCAAGGACTCGGGCCTGCGCGACACCGGCGCCGACACCCATAACATCGTGGCCCGCCTGGACGCCGCCACCCGTGCCCGCGAGGGCGAACCGCTGGAGCTACAGGTCGACATGGCCAAGGCTCACGTGTTCGACCCGGCGACCGGAGCGAACCTTACGCATCCAGTGAGGGCGGACTGA
- a CDS encoding carbohydrate ABC transporter permease yields the protein MAAVGKTHAARWGVLNVVVVLYALFPVWWIAALSFKDPATLTDGNYIPTDWTWENYQGIFETTEFTRALINSIGIALIATVIAVALGTMAAYAVARLRFPGKRVLIGMSLLIAMFPPISLVSPLFNIERIIGIFDTWVGLIIPYMTFSLPLAIYTLSAFFREIPWDLEKAAKVDGATPAQAFRLVIAPLAAPGVFTTAILVFIFCWNDFLFAISLTSTESARTVPAAIAFFTGSSQFQQPTGSIAAAAVVITIPIIVFVLLFQRRIVAGLTSGAVKG from the coding sequence ATGGCCGCGGTGGGAAAGACACATGCCGCCCGATGGGGTGTCCTGAACGTCGTGGTGGTGCTGTACGCCCTGTTCCCGGTGTGGTGGATCGCCGCGCTGTCGTTCAAGGACCCCGCCACCCTGACGGACGGCAACTACATCCCCACGGACTGGACCTGGGAGAACTACCAGGGCATCTTCGAGACCACCGAGTTCACCCGTGCGCTGATCAACTCGATCGGTATCGCCCTGATCGCCACGGTGATCGCGGTGGCGCTGGGCACCATGGCCGCCTACGCGGTGGCCAGGCTGCGCTTCCCCGGCAAGCGGGTACTCATCGGCATGTCACTGCTGATCGCCATGTTCCCCCCGATCTCCCTGGTGTCACCGCTGTTCAACATCGAGCGGATCATCGGGATCTTCGACACCTGGGTCGGGCTGATCATCCCGTACATGACCTTCTCCCTGCCGCTCGCGATCTACACCCTGTCGGCTTTCTTCCGGGAGATCCCCTGGGATCTGGAGAAGGCCGCCAAGGTCGACGGGGCGACGCCCGCGCAGGCCTTCCGGTTGGTCATCGCGCCGCTGGCCGCGCCGGGCGTGTTCACCACGGCCATTCTCGTGTTCATCTTCTGCTGGAACGACTTCTTGTTCGCGATCTCGCTGACGTCCACCGAGTCCGCGCGCACCGTGCCTGCCGCGATCGCGTTCTTCACCGGCAGCTCCCAGTTCCAGCAGCCCACAGGGTCGATCGCCGCCGCCGCTGTGGTCATCACCATCCCGATCATCGTTTTCGTCCTGCTCTTCCAACGGCGGATCGTCGCCGGACTGACCTCCGGGGCGGTCAAGGGGTGA
- a CDS encoding carbohydrate ABC transporter permease, giving the protein MSTRAQPAGTPPSPETERTEPDRAALSAGARQERRLGWLLCAPAVVVMIAVTAYPIGYAVYLSLQRYDLRFPGQAKFVGLSNYGAVLSSPFWWDAFWVTLFITVVSVVIELVLGMGLALVMHRTLFWRGVVRTSVLIPYGIVTVVAAFSWQYAWTPDLGYLAGLLPSGEAPLTEQWPALWLIILAEVWKTTPFMALLLLAGLALVPEETLKAAMVDGATAWQRFTKIMLPLMKPAVLVALLFRTLDAFRIFDNIYILTAGAQGTGSLSILGYDNLFTSLNLGIGSAISVLIFICVGIIAFTFVKLFGTAAPGAEVKR; this is encoded by the coding sequence ATGAGCACGCGGGCGCAACCGGCCGGAACCCCGCCGTCCCCCGAGACGGAGCGGACGGAGCCGGACCGGGCGGCACTCTCGGCGGGCGCCAGGCAGGAGCGGCGGCTCGGGTGGCTGCTCTGCGCGCCCGCCGTCGTCGTCATGATCGCCGTGACCGCCTACCCCATCGGGTACGCCGTCTACCTGTCCCTCCAGCGGTACGACCTGCGCTTCCCGGGACAGGCGAAGTTCGTGGGCCTGAGCAACTACGGGGCGGTGCTGTCCTCCCCGTTCTGGTGGGACGCCTTCTGGGTCACGCTGTTCATCACCGTTGTGTCCGTGGTGATCGAGCTGGTCCTCGGCATGGGGCTCGCTCTGGTCATGCACCGCACGCTCTTCTGGCGCGGCGTCGTCCGCACGTCGGTCCTCATTCCGTACGGGATCGTCACCGTGGTCGCCGCCTTCTCCTGGCAGTACGCCTGGACCCCGGATCTCGGATACCTCGCCGGATTGCTGCCCAGCGGGGAGGCTCCGCTGACCGAGCAGTGGCCCGCCCTCTGGCTGATCATCCTCGCCGAGGTGTGGAAGACGACGCCGTTCATGGCCCTGCTGCTGCTCGCGGGCCTCGCCCTGGTCCCCGAGGAGACCCTGAAGGCGGCCATGGTGGACGGTGCCACCGCCTGGCAGCGCTTCACCAAGATCATGCTGCCGCTGATGAAGCCGGCCGTCCTGGTGGCACTGCTCTTCCGCACACTGGACGCGTTCCGGATCTTCGACAACATCTACATCCTGACCGCGGGAGCCCAGGGGACCGGCTCTCTGTCGATCCTCGGGTACGACAACCTGTTCACCTCGCTGAACCTGGGCATCGGGTCGGCGATCTCGGTCCTGATCTTCATCTGCGTCGGGATCATCGCCTTCACCTTCGTCAAACTGTTCGGCACCGCCGCACCCGGCGCGGAGGTGAAGCGCTGA
- a CDS encoding ABC transporter substrate-binding protein, translating into MRWLRAFAVLPLLASVLAACGSDEGSGRPTLNWYNFPDDSGALQKAADRCSQASGGRYRISYNKLPRAADGQRQQLVRRLAAEDDSLDILGLDVTWAAEFAEARWIREWTGAAKQQAVEGTLRVPLQTSTWKGKLYAVPYNTNTQLLWYRKDLVPTPPRTWAEMLDMAGALARQGKPHFVEIQGAQYEGLTVWFNTLINSAGGSILNASATEPSLGPPAVRAAGIMRELANSPAADPSLSNQMEDQNRLAMESGTAAFELNYPFVYPSMKANNPELFKNFRWAPYPRVDPNRPARPTIGGIDLAVSAYARRPDLAFDAALCLRNRENQLTAALEGGLPPTLRALYDEPAFMKEYPFSAEVLAALESASVRPITPVYQNVSIAVSHTLSPPSGIKPASSVNTIREQIDDALRSEGVIP; encoded by the coding sequence TTGCGATGGCTGCGGGCGTTCGCCGTACTGCCGTTGCTGGCGTCGGTGCTCGCCGCTTGCGGCAGTGACGAGGGCTCCGGTAGGCCCACCCTCAACTGGTACAACTTCCCCGACGACTCCGGTGCGCTCCAGAAGGCGGCCGACCGGTGCAGCCAGGCGTCAGGCGGCCGCTACAGGATCAGCTACAACAAGCTCCCGCGTGCCGCGGACGGCCAGCGCCAGCAACTCGTCCGCAGACTCGCCGCCGAGGACGATTCGCTCGACATCCTGGGCCTGGACGTCACCTGGGCGGCGGAGTTCGCCGAGGCGCGCTGGATCCGGGAATGGACGGGGGCGGCGAAGCAGCAGGCTGTCGAGGGCACCCTGCGCGTACCCCTGCAGACCTCGACCTGGAAGGGCAAGCTGTACGCCGTCCCGTACAACACCAACACCCAACTGCTGTGGTATCGCAAGGACCTGGTGCCCACCCCGCCCAGGACCTGGGCCGAGATGCTCGACATGGCCGGCGCCCTCGCCCGGCAGGGCAAACCGCACTTCGTGGAAATCCAGGGTGCCCAGTACGAGGGCCTGACCGTCTGGTTCAACACGCTGATCAACAGTGCGGGCGGCTCCATCCTCAACGCGAGCGCGACCGAGCCCTCCCTCGGTCCTCCCGCTGTGCGGGCCGCGGGGATCATGCGTGAGCTGGCGAACTCCCCGGCCGCGGACCCCTCCCTGTCCAACCAGATGGAGGACCAGAACCGCCTGGCCATGGAGTCGGGGACGGCGGCGTTCGAACTCAACTACCCGTTCGTCTATCCGTCGATGAAGGCGAACAACCCGGAGCTGTTCAAGAACTTCCGCTGGGCGCCGTACCCCCGGGTCGACCCGAACCGCCCGGCACGGCCCACCATCGGCGGCATCGATCTCGCGGTGAGCGCCTACGCGCGCCGGCCCGACCTGGCCTTCGACGCGGCGCTGTGCCTGCGCAACCGGGAGAACCAGCTCACCGCCGCGCTCGAGGGCGGTCTGCCGCCCACCCTGCGCGCCCTGTACGACGAGCCGGCGTTCATGAAGGAGTACCCCTTCTCCGCGGAGGTGCTGGCCGCCCTGGAGTCGGCGAGCGTGCGCCCGATCACTCCGGTCTACCAGAACGTGTCGATCGCGGTCTCCCACACGCTGTCCCCGCCGTCCGGGATCAAACCGGCGAGCTCCGTCAACACCATCAGGGAGCAGATCGACGATGCCCTGCGATCCGAGGGTGTGATCCCGTGA
- a CDS encoding DUF309 domain-containing protein produces MDRWGSTGGTSGDRPAGARDRDGEGRARNARPRDGLGRPLPYGTPGVERQPEGVVRTPRETVAEAQALLDAGKPFHAHEVFEDAWKSGPAAERTLWRGLAQLAVGLTHTARGNLTGGVRLLRRGAGAAEEWAADAGEDRPYGLDLTGLARWARELAASVERTGAAVDAQARAPRLR; encoded by the coding sequence ATGGACCGTTGGGGCAGCACAGGCGGAACGAGCGGCGACCGGCCCGCCGGAGCCAGGGACCGGGACGGCGAAGGGCGGGCGCGCAACGCCCGGCCCCGGGACGGACTCGGCCGGCCCCTGCCGTACGGGACGCCCGGGGTGGAGCGGCAGCCCGAGGGCGTCGTCCGCACCCCGCGGGAGACCGTCGCCGAGGCGCAGGCGCTGCTGGACGCCGGGAAGCCCTTCCACGCGCACGAGGTCTTCGAGGACGCCTGGAAGTCGGGCCCCGCTGCGGAGCGCACCCTGTGGCGGGGCCTCGCCCAGCTCGCCGTGGGTCTCACGCACACGGCCCGAGGGAACCTCACGGGCGGGGTGCGGCTGCTGCGGCGCGGGGCCGGGGCCGCCGAGGAGTGGGCGGCCGACGCGGGAGAGGACCGGCCGTACGGGCTGGATCTCACGGGGCTGGCACGGTGGGCGCGCGAGCTGGCGGCGTCGGTGGAGCGGACGGGCGCGGCGGTGGACGCGCAGGCCCGGGCTCCGCGGCTGCGCTGA
- a CDS encoding sulfite exporter TauE/SafE family protein — protein sequence MNTMTLWHITGWEFAALALAAVLVGFSKTAVSGANTVSLAVFAAVLPARASTGVLLPILIAGDVLAVLTYRRHAHWPTLWRLFPAVAAGVVLGTLFLVWADDGIVRTSIGAILLLMAGVTVWRRRTADAADDPDAVVTRAGRLKARSYGVLGGFTTMVANAGGPVMSMYLLSAGFRKLGFLGTSAFFFLIVNVSKVPFSVGLGLIDGRSLLLDAALAAFVVPGALFGKWAVHRINQRLFEQLVIAATVVGGLQLLLR from the coding sequence ATGAACACGATGACCCTGTGGCACATCACCGGCTGGGAGTTCGCCGCCCTCGCCCTCGCGGCCGTGCTCGTCGGCTTCTCCAAGACGGCCGTCAGCGGGGCCAACACGGTCAGCCTCGCCGTCTTCGCGGCGGTCCTGCCCGCCCGTGCCTCCACGGGCGTCCTGCTGCCGATCCTCATCGCCGGGGACGTCCTGGCCGTTCTCACCTACCGGCGGCACGCCCACTGGCCCACGCTGTGGCGGCTGTTCCCGGCGGTCGCGGCGGGCGTGGTCCTCGGCACGCTGTTCCTGGTGTGGGCCGACGACGGGATCGTCCGGACCTCGATCGGCGCGATCCTGCTGCTGATGGCGGGCGTCACGGTGTGGCGGCGGCGCACGGCCGACGCGGCGGACGACCCCGACGCCGTGGTCACCCGGGCCGGACGTCTCAAGGCCCGCTCCTACGGCGTGCTCGGCGGTTTCACCACGATGGTCGCCAACGCGGGCGGCCCGGTCATGTCGATGTACCTGCTCTCGGCAGGCTTCCGCAAGCTCGGCTTCCTCGGCACCTCGGCGTTCTTCTTCCTGATCGTCAACGTGTCGAAGGTGCCGTTCAGTGTGGGCCTCGGCCTCATCGACGGCCGCTCGCTGCTTCTGGACGCCGCCCTCGCCGCGTTCGTCGTCCCCGGCGCGCTCTTCGGCAAGTGGGCGGTGCACCGCATCAACCAGCGGCTGTTCGAGCAGCTGGTGATCGCGGCGACCGTCGTGGGCGGGCTGCAGCTGCTGCTGCGGTAG
- a CDS encoding thiolase family protein, with protein MRPVHFAAARRTPVGRLRGALSCVRPDDLAAAVVRGLVAEVPALDPARVDDVYWGAANQAGEDNRNVARMAALLAGLPETVPGATVNRLCASGLEAVTTAARTIAAGEADIVIAGGSESMSRAPFVLARPEEALPQRVETVDTRLGWRLVNPAMKDLHGLLAMGETAEEVAVRYGITRERQDEFALRSHRLAAQAREKGHFDDEMLPVRRPDGVLVDADEGIREDTSYEKLARLKPVFREGGTVTAGNSSPMNDGAAGLLLVSEEALNELGLESLGRYVAGASAGVHPDVMGLGPVPATRKALARAEWSVEDVQEAEFNEAFAAQALACVDRLGVDPDLVNPSGGAIALGHPLGGSGARILTTLLHRMRRTGAERGLATMCVGVGQGTAVLVERH; from the coding sequence GTGCGCCCCGTCCACTTCGCGGCCGCCCGCCGCACCCCCGTCGGCCGACTGCGCGGAGCCCTGTCCTGCGTCCGGCCCGACGACCTCGCCGCCGCCGTCGTCCGCGGGCTCGTCGCCGAGGTGCCCGCGCTCGACCCGGCCCGCGTCGACGACGTCTACTGGGGCGCGGCCAACCAGGCCGGCGAGGACAACCGCAACGTCGCCCGGATGGCCGCCCTGCTCGCCGGTCTGCCCGAGACCGTGCCAGGCGCCACGGTGAACCGGCTGTGCGCCTCCGGACTCGAGGCCGTGACGACCGCGGCCCGCACCATCGCCGCCGGCGAGGCCGACATCGTGATCGCGGGCGGCTCCGAGTCGATGAGCCGTGCCCCCTTCGTGCTGGCCCGCCCCGAGGAGGCCCTTCCGCAGCGCGTCGAGACGGTGGACACCCGGCTCGGCTGGCGTCTGGTCAACCCCGCGATGAAGGACCTGCACGGCCTGCTGGCCATGGGGGAGACGGCCGAGGAGGTCGCCGTCCGGTACGGGATCACGCGCGAACGCCAGGACGAGTTCGCCCTGCGCAGCCACCGGCTGGCCGCGCAGGCCCGCGAGAAGGGCCACTTCGACGACGAGATGCTGCCGGTGCGGCGTCCCGACGGCGTGCTCGTCGACGCCGACGAGGGCATCCGCGAGGACACCTCGTACGAGAAGCTGGCCCGGCTCAAGCCGGTCTTCCGGGAAGGCGGCACGGTCACCGCCGGCAACTCCTCGCCCATGAACGACGGGGCGGCGGGACTGCTCCTGGTCAGCGAGGAGGCGCTCAACGAGCTGGGCCTCGAGTCGCTGGGCCGCTATGTCGCCGGGGCCTCCGCCGGGGTCCACCCCGACGTGATGGGGCTCGGTCCGGTGCCCGCCACCCGCAAGGCGCTGGCCCGCGCCGAGTGGAGCGTCGAGGACGTCCAGGAGGCCGAGTTCAACGAGGCGTTCGCCGCCCAGGCGCTCGCCTGCGTGGACCGGTTGGGCGTCGACCCCGACCTGGTCAACCCGAGCGGCGGGGCGATCGCCCTCGGCCATCCGCTGGGCGGTTCGGGAGCCCGCATCCTCACCACGCTCCTGCACCGCATGCGCCGCACCGGGGCCGAGCGCGGACTGGCCACGATGTGCGTGGGCGTCGGACAGGGCACCGCGGTGCTGGTCGAACGGCACTGA
- a CDS encoding alpha/beta hydrolase: protein MTASVVTGTRLLAGTHGTIAAREWSPPVPRSLALVVHGYGEHAGRYEELAGVLTGHGAAVYAPDHRGHGRSAGERVVIEDFEDVVTDLHAVAELAAAAHPGLPLVLIGHSMGGLIAARYAQRHGASLAALVLSGPVIGDWPLPARLLAYDEIPDVPVSPAALSRDPAVGAAYAADPLVWHGPMKRPTLRAFVRTLATVAEHGDVGALPLLWLHGDDDRLVPLRGSRAGVERLGGGAHTERIYPGARHEVFHETNRADVFADLTRFLDRTLAV, encoded by the coding sequence ATGACCGCATCCGTCGTCACCGGTACCCGTCTCCTCGCCGGGACCCACGGCACGATCGCCGCGCGCGAGTGGTCCCCGCCGGTTCCCCGCAGCCTCGCCCTCGTGGTGCACGGTTACGGCGAGCACGCCGGCCGCTACGAGGAACTCGCCGGCGTCCTGACCGGTCACGGCGCGGCCGTCTACGCCCCCGACCACCGTGGGCACGGCAGGTCGGCGGGCGAGCGCGTGGTGATCGAGGACTTCGAGGACGTCGTCACCGACCTGCACGCCGTGGCGGAGCTCGCCGCGGCCGCCCACCCGGGTCTGCCGCTGGTCCTGATCGGGCACTCGATGGGCGGCCTGATCGCGGCCCGGTACGCCCAGCGCCACGGCGCCTCTCTCGCCGCGCTGGTGCTGTCCGGCCCGGTGATCGGCGACTGGCCGCTGCCGGCACGGCTGCTGGCGTACGACGAGATCCCCGACGTTCCCGTCAGCCCGGCCGCGCTCTCCCGCGACCCGGCGGTCGGCGCGGCGTACGCGGCCGATCCGCTGGTCTGGCACGGACCGATGAAGCGGCCCACGCTGCGGGCCTTCGTACGGACCCTGGCGACCGTCGCCGAGCACGGCGACGTCGGCGCGCTGCCGCTGCTGTGGCTGCACGGCGACGACGACCGGCTGGTGCCGCTGCGCGGCAGCCGTGCCGGCGTCGAGCGGCTCGGCGGCGGCGCGCACACCGAGCGGATCTATCCGGGCGCCCGGCACGAGGTCTTCCACGAGACGAACAGGGCGGACGTCTTCGCGGACCTGACCCGCTTCCTCGACCGGACCCTCGCCGTCTGA
- a CDS encoding WhiB family transcriptional regulator, with the protein MEWLHVAACVGEDPELFFPVGTAGPALREAAAAKRVCARCPVRAECLSYALGSGQTSGVWGGTGEQERVALLRTAPHDATRRSTV; encoded by the coding sequence ATGGAGTGGTTGCACGTCGCCGCCTGCGTGGGCGAGGACCCGGAGTTGTTCTTCCCCGTGGGCACGGCCGGACCGGCCCTGCGGGAGGCCGCGGCGGCCAAGCGGGTCTGCGCCCGCTGCCCGGTGCGCGCCGAGTGCCTGTCCTACGCCCTCGGCAGCGGACAGACCTCGGGTGTCTGGGGCGGTACGGGCGAGCAGGAACGCGTGGCACTGCTCCGTACCGCACCACACGACGCGACGAGGAGGAGCACCGTATGA
- a CDS encoding Dps family protein: protein MTVVKSPLPEPARQITFDALQGTLVDLLGLSLIGKQAHWNIVGPRFRSIHLQLDEVVTAARSYADTVAERAAALGLPPDGRPETIASAFTLPSPKDGWVRDEDAVQVIAESLGAAITRLRERITATEEADPVTQDLLISITADLEKQRWMFEAENWPRDN from the coding sequence ATGACTGTCGTGAAGAGCCCCCTGCCCGAGCCCGCCCGCCAGATCACGTTCGACGCGCTGCAGGGCACCCTCGTGGATCTCCTCGGCCTCTCCCTGATCGGCAAGCAGGCGCACTGGAACATCGTGGGCCCCCGGTTCCGCTCGATCCATCTCCAGCTGGACGAGGTCGTCACCGCGGCCCGCTCCTACGCCGACACCGTCGCCGAGCGCGCGGCCGCGCTGGGCCTGCCGCCGGACGGTCGCCCGGAGACGATCGCCTCCGCGTTCACCCTGCCCTCCCCCAAGGACGGCTGGGTGCGGGACGAGGACGCCGTCCAGGTGATCGCCGAGTCCCTGGGGGCCGCCATCACACGGCTGCGCGAGCGGATCACGGCGACCGAGGAAGCGGACCCGGTGACCCAGGACCTGCTGATCTCCATCACCGCCGACCTCGAGAAGCAGCGCTGGATGTTCGAGGCGGAGAACTGGCCGCGCGACAACTGA
- a CDS encoding amidohydrolase, whose translation MTEPAVVARLAREITPDLESGRLEDFYRDLHRHPELSFREHRTAAALAGRLRAAGYRVTEGVARTGVVGVLANGEGPVVWLRGDMDALPVREATGLAYASTADGVMHACGHDLHVTWLAAAAESLAAARETWSGTLVVVGQPAEEVGGGAAAMVADGVHDRFPRPDVLFGQHVAPGLAGFYPHTPGLTLSASDDVDVVVHGVGGHGSRPESTVDPVVTAAFVVTRLQTVVAREIAANESAVLTVGRFHAGTTSNIIPDEARLGVNIRTQDTRVRGRLLAAIRRIVEAECAAAGCPRPPDVTVRPGCPTTVNDPSLDGEIAAVHRELFGPDTVFDFGQALGSEDFSLLAPEGVPYDYWYVTSTPAPVWEAAPGEGVMEKAAGVPGNHSPLFAPDLSVLAPGVRTLVSAALSRLARTP comes from the coding sequence ATGACCGAACCGGCCGTCGTCGCCCGCCTGGCCCGGGAGATCACCCCGGACCTGGAATCCGGGCGGCTGGAGGACTTCTACCGGGATCTGCACCGCCACCCCGAGCTGTCCTTCCGGGAGCACCGCACCGCCGCCGCCCTGGCCGGGCGACTGCGGGCGGCCGGGTACCGAGTGACGGAGGGCGTGGCCCGCACCGGCGTGGTCGGGGTACTGGCCAACGGCGAGGGTCCGGTGGTGTGGCTGCGCGGCGACATGGACGCGCTGCCCGTGCGGGAGGCGACGGGCCTCGCCTACGCCTCGACGGCCGACGGCGTGATGCACGCCTGCGGCCACGACCTGCACGTCACCTGGCTGGCGGCGGCCGCCGAGTCGCTCGCCGCCGCCCGCGAGACGTGGTCCGGGACGCTCGTCGTCGTCGGGCAGCCTGCGGAGGAGGTCGGGGGCGGTGCGGCGGCGATGGTCGCCGACGGCGTCCACGACCGCTTCCCGCGGCCCGACGTGCTGTTCGGCCAGCATGTCGCGCCCGGTCTCGCCGGGTTCTATCCGCACACCCCCGGGCTGACCCTGTCGGCCTCGGACGACGTGGACGTCGTCGTGCACGGCGTGGGCGGACACGGGTCCCGGCCTGAGTCGACGGTCGACCCCGTGGTGACCGCCGCCTTCGTCGTGACCCGGCTGCAGACGGTGGTCGCCCGGGAGATCGCCGCGAACGAGTCGGCGGTGCTCACGGTGGGGCGCTTCCACGCCGGCACGACGTCCAACATCATTCCGGACGAGGCGCGGCTGGGGGTCAACATCCGTACCCAGGACACCCGGGTGCGGGGCCGTCTCCTCGCGGCGATCCGGCGGATCGTCGAGGCGGAGTGCGCCGCCGCGGGCTGCCCCCGCCCGCCGGACGTCACCGTCCGGCCCGGCTGCCCGACGACGGTCAACGACCCTTCGCTGGACGGTGAGATCGCCGCCGTCCACCGGGAACTCTTCGGCCCGGACACGGTGTTCGACTTCGGCCAGGCGCTCGGCAGCGAGGACTTCTCCCTGCTCGCTCCGGAAGGCGTGCCGTACGACTACTGGTACGTGACCTCGACCCCGGCGCCGGTGTGGGAGGCGGCGCCGGGGGAGGGGGTGATGGAGAAGGCGGCGGGCGTGCCGGGCAACCACAGTCCGCTGTTCGCGCCCGACCTCTCGGTGCTCGCGCCGGGCGTACGCACCCTGGTCTCGGCGGCGCTGTCCCGGCTCGCCCGCACGCCCTAG
- a CDS encoding Cof-type HAD-IIB family hydrolase, giving the protein MPYSHTPGPAVSEPPAAPADIRLIVTDMDGTLLDDEKKAPADLWRVLALLRERGVHFAPASGRQYATLAADFAEVAGAAEGMAFIAENGAYVVRDGRELSSDPLDPAVVVRVTEAARRLAADGVDVGAVVCGKRSAYVERTDEAFLAEAARYYLRHEVVEDVTAVDDDIVKIALYDFGSAEVSTAPALAPFARTHQVVVSGEHWVDVMNRTAHKGAALRRLQRELGVTPAQTMVFGDYLNDLQMLDAADWSFAMANAHPEVVRRARHLAPSNNEDGVLRTITRVLGL; this is encoded by the coding sequence ATGCCGTACTCGCACACCCCCGGACCGGCCGTCTCCGAGCCCCCGGCGGCTCCCGCGGACATCCGGCTGATCGTCACCGACATGGACGGCACGCTGCTCGACGACGAGAAGAAGGCGCCCGCGGACCTGTGGCGCGTGCTGGCGCTGCTGCGCGAGCGCGGGGTGCACTTCGCCCCGGCGAGCGGACGCCAGTACGCCACGCTGGCCGCGGACTTCGCCGAGGTCGCCGGGGCGGCCGAGGGGATGGCGTTCATCGCCGAGAACGGCGCGTACGTCGTGCGCGACGGGCGGGAGCTGAGCTCGGATCCGCTGGACCCGGCCGTCGTCGTGCGGGTGACGGAGGCCGCGCGCAGGCTCGCGGCCGACGGCGTCGACGTCGGCGCCGTGGTCTGCGGGAAGCGGTCGGCGTACGTCGAGCGGACCGACGAGGCGTTCCTGGCCGAGGCAGCCAGGTACTACCTGCGCCACGAGGTCGTCGAGGACGTCACCGCCGTCGACGACGACATCGTCAAGATCGCCCTGTACGACTTCGGGTCGGCCGAGGTGAGCACCGCCCCGGCGCTCGCGCCCTTCGCGCGGACCCACCAGGTCGTGGTCTCGGGCGAGCACTGGGTCGACGTGATGAACCGCACCGCCCACAAGGGCGCCGCACTGCGCCGCCTCCAGCGCGAGCTCGGCGTCACGCCCGCGCAGACCATGGTGTTCGGCGACTACCTCAACGACCTGCAGATGCTGGACGCCGCCGACTGGTCGTTCGCCATGGCCAACGCCCACCCCGAGGTCGTGCGCAGGGCCCGCCATCTGGCGCCCTCCAACAACGAGGACGGGGTGCTGCGCACCATCACGCGCGTGCTGGGCCTCTGA